One window from the genome of Verrucomicrobiota bacterium encodes:
- the tnpB gene encoding IS66 family insertion sequence element accessory protein TnpB (TnpB, as the term is used for proteins encoded by IS66 family insertion elements, is considered an accessory protein, since TnpC, encoded by a neighboring gene, is a DDE family transposase.) — protein sequence MLSLTYTCRYFLYRNPCDMRYGIYSLAGLVTNELDRDPLSGDVFVFIGKRGNQIRLLQWDRDGFALYIKKLEQGTFEWPEGDQVSVTSRQMTLLMEGVMLKSVRLRKRYAPLKRG from the coding sequence ATGCTCTCACTTACCTATACCTGTCGCTATTTTCTCTATCGTAATCCATGTGATATGCGCTATGGGATTTACTCTTTAGCGGGTTTGGTTACCAATGAATTGGATCGAGACCCTCTAAGTGGAGATGTTTTTGTATTCATCGGTAAGCGAGGCAACCAAATTCGACTCCTGCAATGGGATCGTGACGGTTTTGCTCTTTACATCAAAAAGTTGGAGCAAGGCACTTTCGAATGGCCAGAGGGCGATCAGGTGTCTGTTACAAGTCGTCAGATGACCCTTCTCATGGAGGGGGTTATGCTCAAATCGGTACGCTTACGCAAGCGGTATGCTCCCTTAAAACGAGGGTGA